One genomic region from Prochlorococcus marinus CUG1433 encodes:
- the rffA gene encoding dTDP-4-amino-4,6-dideoxygalactose transaminase, protein MIPFNKIYLTGKEKLYIEKALNTQTAGDGNYTNKCSKWLETLTGAHKVLLTTSCTAALEMAAILINIKPGDEVIMPSYTFVSTANAFVLRGAIPVFIDVYENDLNINVENIEKAITKKTRAIVPVHYAGNSCKMEKIKEIANKYSLFIIEDAAQCIMSFHNGKHLGSTGDLSAFSFHQTKNISCGEGGALVINNPNLFDRAEIIREKGTNRSQYLKKQSNLYTWLDIGSSYLPSDINAAYLWAQLEGSKFITSKRLKVWKNYKESFSYIEKEGLIKVQTVSSNQGYNAHLFYILLKDEILRNKFIKDMYKKNIICTSHYIPLHSSPFGKKVGKTQDDLKVTDSISKRIVRLPMWVDLDKFQNKIIDSSIKIIQKLV, encoded by the coding sequence ATGATTCCATTTAATAAAATATATCTTACCGGAAAAGAGAAGTTATATATTGAAAAAGCTCTAAATACTCAAACTGCTGGGGATGGGAACTACACCAATAAATGTAGTAAATGGTTAGAAACTTTAACTGGAGCGCATAAAGTGTTATTAACAACTTCATGTACTGCAGCACTGGAAATGGCCGCAATATTAATTAATATTAAACCCGGCGATGAAGTTATCATGCCCTCTTACACTTTTGTTTCAACCGCAAATGCTTTTGTTCTAAGAGGAGCAATTCCAGTTTTTATTGATGTTTATGAAAACGATTTAAACATAAATGTTGAAAATATTGAGAAAGCAATAACAAAAAAAACGAGGGCTATAGTTCCAGTTCATTATGCAGGAAACAGTTGTAAAATGGAAAAAATCAAAGAAATCGCAAATAAATATAGTTTATTCATCATAGAAGATGCCGCACAATGCATAATGAGTTTTCATAATGGAAAACATTTAGGAAGTACTGGAGATTTAAGTGCATTTAGCTTTCATCAGACTAAAAATATTTCTTGCGGAGAAGGAGGAGCTTTAGTTATTAATAATCCAAACCTGTTTGATAGGGCAGAAATAATTAGAGAAAAAGGTACTAATAGAAGTCAATACTTAAAAAAACAAAGCAATTTATATACTTGGTTGGATATTGGTTCATCTTATCTTCCAAGTGATATTAATGCAGCATATTTATGGGCTCAGCTGGAGGGATCAAAATTTATAACTTCAAAACGTTTAAAAGTATGGAAAAATTATAAAGAGAGTTTTTCTTATATCGAAAAAGAAGGTTTAATTAAGGTGCAAACCGTTAGCAGTAATCAAGGTTACAATGCTCATTTATTTTATATATTATTAAAAGACGAAATCTTAAGGAATAAATTTATAAAAGATATGTACAAAAAAAATATAATATGCACGTCACACTATATTCCTCTTCATAGCTCTCCCTTTGGAAAGAAAGTGGGCAAAACACAAGATGATTTAAAAGTTACAGATTCTATAAGTAAAAGAATAGTAAGATTACCTATGTGGGTTGATTTAGATAAATTTCAAAACAAGATAATTGATAGCTCTATTAAAATTATTCAAAAACTGGTATAA
- the rfbA gene encoding glucose-1-phosphate thymidylyltransferase RfbA codes for MKYKGIILAGGKGTRLSPLTNSISKQILPIYDKPMIYYSLSILMLAGIKDILILCSQRDHNLFEDLLGNGKSLGININYLIQEKPAGIVQSFIIGEEYIKGYSSVVILGDNFFHGQNFIRQIKKSMEENIGATITVYPVSDPHNYGIVEFNENYEIKSIEEKPISFKSQYAITGLYFYDQTVVEKAKKVRPSIRGELEITDLNKLYLKENKLRAKIFSRGLAWLDTGSFESLHDAGSYVRTLENRQGLKVGCPEEIAWRNGWIDDKQLYSLAQYLIKSSYGKYLLRLLDMKKDFN; via the coding sequence ATGAAATATAAAGGGATAATTTTGGCTGGAGGAAAAGGTACAAGATTATCTCCATTGACAAATTCGATTAGTAAGCAAATATTACCTATTTATGATAAGCCAATGATATATTATTCCTTATCAATACTTATGTTGGCTGGAATAAAAGATATTCTTATATTATGTTCACAAAGAGATCATAATCTATTTGAAGATCTTCTAGGAAATGGTAAATCCCTTGGGATAAATATCAATTATCTTATTCAAGAAAAACCTGCAGGAATTGTTCAATCATTCATTATTGGCGAGGAATATATTAAAGGTTATTCATCAGTTGTAATTTTGGGAGATAATTTTTTTCATGGGCAGAATTTTATAAGGCAAATTAAAAAATCTATGGAGGAAAATATCGGAGCAACAATAACGGTATATCCTGTTAGTGATCCCCATAATTATGGTATTGTTGAATTTAATGAAAATTATGAAATTAAATCAATTGAAGAAAAACCAATATCTTTTAAAAGTCAATACGCAATAACAGGATTATATTTTTATGACCAAACAGTAGTTGAAAAGGCAAAAAAAGTTCGTCCCTCAATAAGAGGAGAACTAGAAATTACCGATTTGAACAAACTTTATCTAAAAGAAAATAAGTTAAGGGCAAAAATATTTAGTAGAGGTTTGGCATGGCTAGATACAGGCTCTTTTGAGTCTCTTCATGATGCAGGTAGTTATGTTAGAACTTTGGAAAATCGTCAAGGTTTAAAAGTTGGCTGTCCTGAGGAAATAGCTTGGAGAAATGGTTGGATAGATGATAAACAATTATATTCTTTAGCTCAATATTTAATAAAAAGTAGTTATGGAAAGTACTTGTTGAGATTGCTTGATATGAAAAAGGATTTTAATTAA
- the rfbB gene encoding dTDP-glucose 4,6-dehydratase → MKVLIAGGSGFIGRNLIEKLLIHTDYKIVNIDKNGYASAEIIIDNNLKDRYKFINYNLSDSSKIQEIIFQINPDLIINLAADTHVDRSIDDPGLFVENNISATLNLLESARKLYFKMDKDRQNKFIFYHAGTDEIYGSAKENSYFNEQSKINPRSPYSASKASTDFLVKSWFHTYKLPVIIGNCSNNFGPGQFPEKLIPLVIFKVINNFKIPIYGDGEFIRDWIYVHDHVEAILKIIELGKFGESYCIGANNLISNNAIVKLLCEILDKKLNKKSSSKNLIYYVTDRPGHDKRYALDTKKIKKEINWEPKYSFESALKITVDWYLNNQKWVEKQLFKSDYNCERLGLKNFF, encoded by the coding sequence ATGAAAGTCTTAATTGCAGGAGGTTCTGGATTTATTGGTAGGAATCTGATAGAAAAATTACTAATTCATACAGACTATAAAATAGTTAATATTGATAAAAATGGTTATGCAAGTGCTGAAATTATAATTGATAATAATCTAAAAGATAGATATAAATTTATAAATTATAATCTTTCTGATAGTAGTAAAATACAAGAAATAATATTTCAAATTAATCCAGATTTAATTATTAATTTGGCAGCTGATACTCATGTTGATCGTTCAATTGATGATCCAGGCCTTTTTGTGGAAAATAATATTTCAGCGACTTTAAATTTACTTGAATCAGCTAGAAAACTTTATTTTAAAATGGATAAAGATCGACAAAATAAATTTATTTTTTATCATGCGGGTACTGATGAGATATATGGTTCGGCAAAGGAAAATAGTTATTTTAATGAACAATCAAAAATTAATCCTAGATCACCATATTCAGCTTCAAAGGCTTCTACTGATTTTCTTGTAAAGAGTTGGTTTCATACTTATAAATTACCCGTAATAATAGGTAATTGTTCGAACAATTTTGGTCCTGGACAATTTCCAGAAAAATTAATCCCACTTGTAATATTCAAAGTTATAAATAATTTTAAAATCCCTATTTATGGTGATGGAGAATTTATTAGAGATTGGATTTATGTTCATGATCACGTAGAAGCAATCTTAAAGATTATTGAGTTAGGTAAATTTGGCGAATCCTATTGTATAGGGGCAAATAATTTAATATCAAATAATGCGATTGTTAAGCTACTATGTGAAATTTTAGATAAAAAACTAAACAAAAAATCATCTTCAAAGAACCTTATATATTATGTTACAGATCGTCCAGGCCATGATAAACGTTATGCACTGGATACTAAAAAGATCAAAAAAGAAATTAATTGGGAACCAAAATATTCTTTTGAATCCGCTTTAAAAATTACTGTAGATTGGTATCTAAATAATCAAAAATGGGTTGAAAAACAATTATTTAAAAGTGATTATAATTGCGAAAGGTTAGGATTAAAAAATTTCTTTTAG